The Prochlorococcus sp. MIT 1300 genome has a window encoding:
- the ruvB gene encoding Holliday junction branch migration DNA helicase RuvB: MPKDRLMDAEALRGEECSQKDDGLRPKSLNEYIGQSALKQVLGIAVEAALGRAEALDHVLLYGPPGLGKTTMAMVLAKELGVRCRITSAPALERPRDIVGLLVNLQPREVLFIDEIHRLTRVAEELLYPAMEDRRIDLTVGRGGTARTRALELPPFTLVGATTRAGALSSPLRDRFGLIQRLGFYGLDDLKLIVQRTSDLLHLSLTEEACLEVSRRCRGTPRIANRLLRRIRDFAAVRGSVLLIEPRLVDEALQLHHVDTLGLDQSDRRLLEVLNNNHGGGPVGLETLAAALSEDSTTLESVVEPFLLQIGFIQRTPRGRILTEAGRNHLLSTKP; encoded by the coding sequence ATGCCTAAAGATAGGCTGATGGATGCTGAGGCTTTACGAGGAGAAGAGTGTTCTCAAAAAGATGATGGCCTTAGACCTAAGTCTCTTAATGAATATATTGGCCAGTCTGCGTTAAAGCAGGTACTTGGAATTGCGGTGGAGGCGGCTTTAGGGAGAGCTGAAGCACTTGATCATGTTTTGCTTTATGGACCTCCTGGTCTTGGCAAAACAACGATGGCAATGGTTTTAGCTAAAGAACTTGGTGTTAGATGTCGAATCACGAGTGCTCCAGCGCTGGAGCGTCCTCGAGACATCGTGGGTTTATTGGTCAATTTGCAGCCTCGTGAGGTTTTATTTATTGATGAAATCCATCGACTCACAAGAGTTGCGGAAGAACTGTTGTATCCCGCCATGGAGGATAGAAGGATTGACTTGACTGTTGGTAGAGGGGGCACAGCAAGAACAAGAGCCTTAGAGCTTCCCCCTTTTACATTAGTGGGAGCAACTACTCGAGCAGGAGCCTTGAGTTCGCCATTAAGGGATAGATTTGGATTGATTCAGCGACTTGGCTTTTATGGTCTTGATGATCTCAAATTAATTGTTCAAAGAACTTCTGATTTATTGCATTTATCATTAACAGAGGAGGCTTGTTTGGAGGTCTCGCGAAGATGTAGAGGAACTCCACGAATTGCGAATCGTTTACTTAGGCGTATTAGAGATTTTGCTGCAGTGCGTGGAAGTGTTTTATTGATCGAGCCAAGACTAGTTGATGAAGCTCTTCAGCTCCATCATGTAGATACTCTTGGGCTTGATCAAAGCGATAGGCGTTTATTAGAAGTTTTAAATAATAATCATGGTGGTGGGCCTGTAGGATTGGAGACTCTTGCTGCTGCTCTTTCTGAGGATTCCACTACATTAGAATCTGTAGTTGAACCTTTCTTGCTTCAGATTGGTTTTATTCAACGAACACCTCGTGGAAGAATTCTGACAGAAGCAGGGCGAAACCATCTCTTATCAACTAAACCTTAA
- a CDS encoding tetratricopeptide repeat protein: protein MRLFESSSIFFRVCLIVILIINITVFPQGLDAQQDDSELQVLFEQALSESKEGDFGSALTRWDQFLDIAPNDAAALSNRGNVRLALGDVDGAIADQSIAIGLDPLEIDPYLNRGIAEELLHLWDDAASDYLFILGQDPENSSALYNLANVLGSQGDWEKAQDLYKRASISRPGFAMARSSQALSAYQLGDFDNAESQLRNIIRRYPMMADARAALSALLWRSGSFGEAESHWAAVAGLDNRYRDREWLVEIRRWPSEPTADLMAFLDLRRR, encoded by the coding sequence ATGAGACTTTTTGAATCATCCTCAATATTCTTTAGAGTATGCTTAATAGTTATTTTAATAATTAACATTACTGTATTTCCTCAAGGGCTTGATGCTCAGCAAGATGATTCTGAATTACAAGTTCTTTTTGAACAGGCACTTTCAGAAAGTAAAGAAGGTGATTTTGGTTCTGCTTTAACTCGTTGGGATCAGTTTTTAGATATTGCTCCTAACGATGCTGCAGCTTTGAGCAATAGAGGAAATGTACGTTTGGCTTTAGGTGATGTTGACGGGGCTATTGCAGATCAATCGATAGCTATAGGTCTGGATCCATTGGAGATAGATCCTTATTTGAATAGAGGTATTGCAGAGGAGCTTTTGCACCTTTGGGATGATGCGGCAAGCGATTATTTGTTTATTCTTGGTCAGGATCCAGAGAATTCTTCAGCGCTTTATAACCTCGCAAATGTTTTGGGATCGCAAGGTGATTGGGAAAAGGCCCAAGACCTTTATAAAAGGGCTTCAATTTCTAGACCAGGTTTTGCAATGGCGCGCTCTAGTCAAGCTTTGTCGGCCTATCAATTAGGTGATTTTGATAACGCAGAATCCCAACTACGTAACATAATTCGGCGTTATCCCATGATGGCTGATGCCCGAGCTGCTTTGTCTGCACTTTTATGGCGAAGTGGATCTTTTGGAGAGGCTGAGAGTCATTGGGCTGCAGTCGCTGGATTGGACAATCGCTATAGGGATAGAGAATGGCTTGTAGAAATTCGTCGTTGGCCATCAGAGCCAACCGCAGATCTCATGGCTTTTCTTGATCTACGGAGGCGATGA
- a CDS encoding amidohydrolase — MKRILNWTERLEGFLDDLIELRRHLHAHPELSGEEYQTAALVAGELRKIGWRVKEGVGRTGVVADLGTDRPCIGLRVDMDALPVEEQTGLAYTSKRQGVMHACGHDLHTTIGIGVARLLADEELPVGVRIIFQPAEELAQGAGWMRDEGAHLGLEALFGVHVFPELPVGSIGIRSGTLTAAAGELEIQILGEGGHGARPHDSVDAIWIAARVITGLQEAISRRLDALEPVVVSFGKIDGGSAFNVIADRVRLIGTVRCLDNTLNKHLPAWIEETVKGICSSFGAKALVKYRSIAPPVVNDPELIDLLKRSASSQLGTEKVLWLAKPSLGAEDFAEFLQDVPGAMFRLGVADTDGCAPLHSGKFCPSEDCLAVGIKVFTATLLEWINKRSELPLEHQ, encoded by the coding sequence ATGAAAAGGATTTTGAATTGGACTGAACGTCTTGAAGGTTTTTTAGATGATTTGATTGAGCTGCGAAGACATTTGCATGCTCATCCTGAATTAAGTGGTGAGGAATACCAGACCGCTGCTCTTGTTGCAGGTGAGCTGCGCAAGATTGGTTGGAGGGTTAAAGAAGGGGTCGGTCGTACTGGTGTTGTTGCTGATTTAGGAACTGATAGGCCTTGTATTGGATTAAGAGTTGATATGGATGCATTGCCAGTAGAAGAACAAACTGGTTTGGCTTATACCTCTAAAAGGCAGGGTGTAATGCATGCATGTGGGCATGATTTGCACACCACTATTGGGATTGGAGTGGCAAGGCTTTTGGCAGATGAAGAGCTTCCTGTAGGAGTTCGGATAATTTTTCAACCCGCTGAGGAGCTTGCTCAAGGAGCTGGTTGGATGAGAGATGAGGGCGCTCATCTAGGCCTTGAAGCGCTCTTTGGGGTACATGTTTTTCCTGAGTTGCCTGTTGGCAGTATTGGAATCCGTTCTGGCACACTTACGGCAGCAGCTGGCGAACTAGAGATACAAATTCTTGGTGAAGGAGGACATGGGGCGAGGCCTCATGATTCAGTAGATGCAATTTGGATTGCTGCGAGGGTAATAACTGGATTGCAGGAAGCAATTAGTCGGCGTTTAGATGCTCTTGAGCCTGTAGTTGTTAGCTTTGGCAAGATTGATGGTGGTAGTGCTTTTAATGTCATTGCCGACCGTGTGAGACTCATAGGGACTGTTCGATGTTTAGACAACACTCTTAATAAACATTTGCCAGCTTGGATAGAAGAGACAGTAAAGGGTATTTGCAGTAGTTTTGGTGCAAAAGCTTTAGTTAAGTATCGTTCTATTGCTCCACCTGTAGTTAACGATCCAGAACTAATTGATTTGTTGAAAAGATCAGCAAGTTCACAGCTAGGAACCGAAAAAGTCTTATGGCTTGCGAAGCCTTCTTTGGGAGCAGAAGATTTTGCTGAGTTTTTACAAGATGTACCAGGAGCCATGTTTAGACTTGGTGTTGCTGATACTGATGGATGTGCTCCTTTGCATAGTGGCAAGTTCTGTCCAAGTGAAGATTGTTTAGCTGTTGGTATCAAGGTTTTTACCGCTACTCTTCTTGAATGGATCAATAAGCGTTCGGAGTTACCGCTAGAACACCAATGA
- a CDS encoding DUF3188 domain-containing protein, protein MKSPGHLWLSLAAPFLIVLACFGLIVRQGTDQLQSLPALLVGAGLIISGSLGRRRRRQKLLLALLRDRQVPR, encoded by the coding sequence ATGAAGTCACCCGGACATCTTTGGCTTTCACTTGCAGCCCCTTTTTTAATTGTTTTGGCTTGTTTTGGCCTTATCGTGCGCCAGGGTACAGATCAACTGCAGAGCTTGCCAGCCTTACTGGTTGGGGCTGGACTAATTATTAGTGGGAGTCTTGGAAGACGTCGTCGACGCCAAAAGTTGTTGTTGGCATTATTAAGAGATAGGCAGGTACCAAGATGA
- the thiC gene encoding phosphomethylpyrimidine synthase ThiC, with product MRASWVTPRRGKANVSQLHFARNEVLTEEMAYVANKESLPESLVLQEVARGRMIIPANINHLNLEPMAIGVASKCKVNANIGASPNASDVNEELKKLELAVKYGADTVMDLSTGGVNLDEVRTAIINASPVPIGTVPVYQALESVHGSIEKLSEDDFLDIIEKHCQQGVDYQTIHAGLLIEHLPKVKGRLTGIVSRGGGILAQWMLYHHKQNPLYTRFDDICEIFKRYDCAFSLGDSLRPGCVHDASDEAQLAELKTLGELTKKAWQHDVQVMVEGPGHVPMDQIEFNVRKQMEDCSEAPFYVLGPLVTDIAPGYDHITSAIGAAMAGWYGTAMLCYVTPKEHLGLPNPEDVREGLIAYKIAAHAADIARHRPGARLRDDELSRARYSFDWNKQFDLSLDPERAREYHDETLPADIYKQAEFCSMCGPKHCPMQTKITDEDIAELEKALDSKGASELNTVKLDKKT from the coding sequence ATGCGTGCCTCATGGGTGACTCCTCGTAGAGGAAAGGCCAACGTTTCTCAATTGCACTTTGCTCGTAATGAAGTGCTTACTGAAGAAATGGCTTATGTGGCGAACAAGGAAAGCCTGCCTGAGTCACTTGTCCTTCAAGAAGTGGCTAGGGGCAGGATGATCATTCCTGCAAATATCAATCACCTTAATTTGGAGCCAATGGCCATAGGGGTCGCATCTAAATGCAAGGTGAATGCAAATATTGGCGCATCACCTAATGCAAGTGATGTGAATGAAGAGCTAAAGAAGTTAGAGCTTGCTGTGAAATATGGGGCTGATACTGTGATGGACCTTTCAACAGGAGGAGTAAATTTAGATGAAGTTCGAACAGCAATAATTAATGCTTCTCCAGTGCCAATAGGCACTGTTCCTGTTTATCAAGCTTTAGAGAGTGTTCATGGCTCTATAGAAAAGTTATCTGAGGATGACTTCCTAGACATTATTGAGAAACATTGCCAGCAGGGAGTTGATTACCAGACCATTCATGCAGGCCTTTTAATTGAACATCTTCCAAAGGTGAAAGGGAGATTAACTGGAATAGTGAGTAGGGGAGGAGGGATTTTGGCCCAATGGATGCTTTATCACCACAAGCAGAACCCTCTTTACACTCGTTTTGATGATATTTGTGAAATCTTCAAAAGATATGATTGCGCTTTTTCTCTAGGAGACTCTTTGCGCCCTGGCTGTGTCCATGATGCTTCGGATGAAGCGCAATTGGCAGAGCTAAAAACCCTTGGGGAGTTAACCAAAAAGGCTTGGCAACATGATGTGCAGGTAATGGTTGAAGGTCCAGGACATGTGCCTATGGATCAAATAGAGTTCAATGTGCGCAAACAAATGGAAGATTGTTCAGAAGCACCTTTTTATGTGCTTGGACCTTTGGTAACAGATATTGCGCCAGGCTATGACCATATAACCAGTGCTATTGGTGCTGCAATGGCCGGATGGTATGGCACGGCGATGCTTTGTTATGTCACTCCAAAAGAGCATTTAGGTCTTCCGAATCCAGAGGATGTTCGTGAAGGGCTTATAGCTTATAAAATTGCTGCTCATGCAGCCGACATTGCTAGACATCGCCCAGGTGCTCGCCTACGAGATGATGAGCTAAGCCGTGCACGTTATTCCTTTGATTGGAATAAACAATTTGACCTTTCATTAGATCCTGAGCGTGCTCGTGAATATCATGATGAAACACTTCCTGCGGATATTTATAAGCAAGCAGAATTTTGCTCAATGTGTGGGCCAAAACACTGTCCTATGCAAACTAAAATCACAGATGAAGATATCGCTGAGCTTGAAAAAGCTTTGGATTCAAAAGGGGCATCTGAACTGAATACTGTGAAGCTAGATAAGAAAACTTGA
- a CDS encoding UDP-glucuronic acid decarboxylase family protein produces MGNKTSYRNLVTGGAGFLGSHLIDQLMQNGEEVICLDNYFTGRKDNVSQWIGHRKFELIRHDVTVPIQLEVDRIWHLACPASPVHYQFNPIKTAKTSFLGTYNMLGLARRVGARILLASTSEVYGDPEVHPQPESYRGCVNTIGIRSCYDEGKRIAETLCFDYQRMHETEIRVMRIFNTYGPRMLPNDGRVVSNFIVQALKGEPLTLYGDGSQTRSFCYVDDLINGMIKLMNGKHSGPINIGNPGEFTIRELAELIRKRIQPNLKIIEKPLPADDPLQRQPIITLAENELNWKPTISLEQGLDSTIEWFRKTMNQTT; encoded by the coding sequence ATGGGAAACAAAACTTCTTACCGAAATCTAGTGACAGGGGGGGCAGGATTTCTAGGGTCTCATTTAATAGATCAGTTGATGCAAAATGGCGAGGAGGTTATCTGCCTAGACAACTACTTTACAGGTAGAAAAGATAATGTATCGCAATGGATTGGGCACAGAAAATTTGAACTTATCCGCCATGATGTAACTGTCCCCATCCAATTAGAGGTAGATAGAATCTGGCACTTAGCGTGCCCAGCTTCGCCAGTACACTATCAGTTCAACCCAATTAAAACAGCAAAAACAAGTTTCCTAGGAACATATAATATGCTTGGGCTAGCAAGAAGAGTAGGGGCAAGAATACTATTAGCTAGTACCAGCGAGGTTTATGGTGACCCTGAAGTACACCCTCAACCTGAAAGTTATAGAGGTTGCGTTAACACCATTGGAATAAGAAGCTGTTATGACGAAGGCAAACGTATTGCAGAGACCCTTTGCTTTGACTATCAAAGAATGCATGAAACTGAAATCCGAGTAATGAGAATCTTCAACACTTATGGGCCTAGAATGTTACCAAATGATGGGAGAGTAGTAAGTAATTTCATTGTTCAGGCACTCAAAGGCGAACCCCTCACACTTTATGGAGATGGAAGTCAAACAAGATCTTTTTGCTATGTAGATGACCTCATCAATGGAATGATAAAGCTTATGAATGGCAAGCATTCAGGACCTATAAATATAGGGAACCCTGGGGAATTCACTATTCGTGAATTAGCTGAATTAATCCGTAAACGCATACAGCCAAATTTAAAAATTATCGAGAAACCATTACCAGCTGATGACCCATTACAAAGACAGCCAATCATAACTTTAGCGGAAAATGAGTTAAACTGGAAACCTACAATTTCTTTAGAGCAAGGCTTGGATTCAACCATAGAATGGTTCAGAAAAACCATGAATCAAACTACATAA
- the tkt gene encoding transketolase, whose product MTAAQASLDTLCINSIRMLAVDAVNKSNSGHPGLPMGCAPMGYTLWDKFLNHNPKNPRWFNRDRFVLSAGHGCMLIYALLHLTGYDSVTLDDIKAFRQWGSRTPGHPETFETAGVEVTTGPLGAGISNAVGLAIAEAHLAAKFNKPDAKIVDHYTYVVMGDGCNQEGVSSEACSLAGHLKLGKLIALYDDNKITIDGRTDVSFTEDVLKRYEAYGWHVQHVPDGNTNVEAIAKAIETAKSVTDRPSIIKVTTTIGFGSPNKSDTAGVHGAPLGEEEADLTRKQLNWNYSPFEVPQEAYDHYRKAITKGADLESQWNNLLNDYRKNYPDDSAELERMLRGELPDGWDKDLPTYTSEDKGLATRKHSQICLGALGPNLPELIGGSADLTHSNYTDIKGESGSFQSSTPEKRYLHFGVREHAMAAILNGIAYHNSGLIPYGGTFLVFADYMRGSMRLSALSELGVIYVLTHDSIGVGEDGPTHQPIETIPSLRAMPNLLVFRPGDGNETSGAYKLAISNRKRPSALCLSRQGMANQKNSSIDKVALGGYVLNDCVGTPDLILIGTGSELDLCVKAAEKLTSEGHKVRVVSMPCVELFEEQSPSYKEDVLPSSVRRRIVVEAAESFGWHKYIGLDGDSITMSRFGASAPGGTCMEKFGFTVENVISKSKILLG is encoded by the coding sequence ATGACCGCTGCACAAGCTTCTCTCGACACCCTATGCATCAACAGCATCAGGATGTTAGCCGTCGATGCAGTTAACAAATCCAACAGCGGTCACCCAGGTTTACCAATGGGTTGTGCTCCCATGGGGTACACCCTCTGGGACAAATTTCTTAATCACAACCCCAAAAACCCCAGATGGTTCAATCGTGATCGATTCGTGCTTTCAGCGGGTCATGGCTGCATGCTCATCTATGCGCTGCTTCACCTGACTGGTTATGACTCAGTAACCCTTGACGACATAAAGGCTTTCCGGCAATGGGGGTCAAGAACACCTGGTCACCCTGAAACCTTCGAAACTGCTGGTGTTGAAGTGACTACAGGTCCCCTTGGAGCAGGCATCTCGAACGCTGTCGGACTTGCAATAGCTGAAGCACATCTAGCAGCAAAGTTCAACAAACCTGATGCAAAGATTGTCGACCATTACACATATGTAGTAATGGGTGATGGATGTAATCAAGAAGGGGTTTCATCAGAAGCCTGTTCACTCGCAGGTCATTTAAAGCTTGGGAAATTAATCGCTTTATATGACGACAATAAAATTACAATTGATGGGCGCACTGATGTTTCTTTTACCGAAGACGTTCTCAAGCGCTATGAAGCATATGGGTGGCATGTACAACATGTCCCTGATGGAAATACAAATGTAGAAGCTATTGCAAAAGCAATTGAAACAGCAAAGTCTGTCACTGACAGACCTTCAATCATAAAAGTAACTACTACTATTGGATTTGGTTCACCTAATAAAAGCGATACTGCAGGAGTGCATGGTGCACCCTTAGGCGAAGAGGAAGCAGATCTAACTCGTAAACAACTTAACTGGAACTATTCACCTTTTGAAGTGCCCCAGGAGGCCTATGATCATTACAGAAAAGCAATTACAAAAGGTGCGGACTTAGAGTCTCAATGGAATAATTTACTCAATGATTATCGAAAGAATTACCCTGACGATTCAGCAGAGTTAGAGCGTATGCTCCGAGGTGAATTACCAGATGGTTGGGATAAAGACCTCCCGACCTATACATCAGAAGACAAAGGTCTTGCCACCCGAAAACACTCTCAAATCTGCCTAGGTGCACTTGGACCAAATTTGCCTGAACTAATCGGTGGATCTGCCGACCTTACTCACTCCAACTACACAGATATCAAAGGAGAATCTGGTTCTTTCCAATCTTCCACTCCTGAAAAGCGCTATCTCCACTTTGGCGTCAGAGAACATGCCATGGCCGCCATCCTCAATGGAATTGCCTACCACAACAGTGGGCTAATTCCTTATGGCGGAACCTTTCTTGTATTCGCGGACTATATGAGAGGCTCAATGCGTCTATCAGCATTAAGCGAATTAGGCGTTATTTATGTACTGACCCACGACTCAATTGGTGTAGGAGAAGATGGCCCAACCCATCAACCTATCGAAACTATTCCCTCACTACGAGCAATGCCAAACCTCCTTGTCTTCCGCCCAGGAGATGGAAATGAAACAAGTGGGGCATACAAACTTGCCATATCCAACCGAAAGCGTCCAAGTGCTTTATGCCTAAGCAGGCAAGGTATGGCAAATCAAAAAAACTCATCTATAGACAAAGTTGCTCTAGGTGGATATGTCTTAAATGACTGCGTTGGAACTCCTGATCTAATACTTATAGGCACTGGAAGTGAGCTTGACCTCTGCGTAAAAGCAGCTGAAAAGCTCACATCTGAAGGCCACAAGGTTAGGGTGGTTTCCATGCCTTGTGTTGAACTTTTTGAGGAGCAAAGCCCAAGCTATAAAGAGGATGTACTCCCTTCATCTGTAAGAAGACGAATTGTTGTAGAAGCAGCAGAATCTTTTGGATGGCACAAATACATTGGGCTTGATGGGGATAGCATCACCATGAGTCGTTTTGGCGCATCGGCTCCAGGTGGAACGTGCATGGAGAAATTTGGATTTACGGTTGAAAATGTCATATCAAAGTCGAAAATATTGCTTGGCTAA